GAGTTTGTCACGTTGCTGGGTCCTTCGGGTTGCGGTAAGTCCACGCTGTTGAACATGACTGCTGGACTCGAAGACGTGACCTCTGGCGAGATCCGCATCAACGGCAAGGTCGTCAATCAACTTGGTCCGTTCGAGCGCGATGTGGCGATGGTCTTTCAGAACTATGCCCTCTACCCGCACATGACGGTGGAGGAGAACATCGGTTTTTCGCTTCAGTTGAGAAAACGACCCAGAACCGAGATTCAGGATAAGGTCCAGAAAGTGGCGGCGATGTTGGAATTGGAAAAATTCCTGCATCGTCTCCCGCGTGAGCTGTCGGGCGGTCAACAGCAACGAGTCGCCATCGGTCGGGCAGTCATCCGCGAGCCGTCCATTTTTTTGTTCGACGAACCGTTTTCGAATCTCGATGCGGCGTTGCGCCTCAAGACGCGTGGCGAGATCAAGGAACTGCACCAAAGACTCGGCGTGACGTCGGTCTTCGTGACACACGATCAGGAAGAAGCGCTCTCGCTCTCTGACCGTATCGCTGTTTTGCGGATGGGGCATCTCGAACAATTCGGCACGCCCGAAGAGATTTACTCGAAGCCTGCCACGAAATATGTGGCGCGATTCATTGGCTCCCCACAAATGGACATGTTCGCTGGCGAGTTCACGGATGGCAGGCGCGCATATCACATCGGCAGTGCGAAGGTCGCATTGTCAAAACCTACGCAAGCGCCGAACACTCCAGTTGACGTTGGTGTACGCGCGGAGTTTGTCACTCTCGGCGAAAAAGGCTTCAATGCAGTGATACGACTCGTTCAACCTGTCGGTCCATTTACATATGTGACCGTTGACTGGGACGGCGGCAGTGTCACCGCCAGAGTCAACGGTGTGTCACATTTGAAACCAAAAGAAAATATCAAAGTGGACATCGACCCCGAAGGTCTGCTGTTCTTCGACAGAACATCTGAAAAAAGGATTGACTTGTAATGTATAAATTTCCAAACCTGCCCTTTGTGCGTCTCATGCCCTTTGCAGAAGTTGAGGAGAAACAACCTGTGTTGTTGATCACGTCCATGCCTGCGTGGAATGCAGTGAAAGATTCGTTACGCGGCTTGAACATCGCCAAATCCATCGAAGTGACCGAAGCCAATGCTGCTCATTGGGATTCGTTGTTGTCCACCGTCCACGGTCAATCGTCCGCGGTCGTGTATTCTGTCGGCGGCGGACTCACTGCCGACGCCGCGAAATATGTCGCTTCCAAACTGAACCTGCCGCTCGTCATTCTTCCAACCGCCCTCTCGGTGGATGCGTTCATTACCGCCGCATCAGGCATCCGCAAAGATGGATGCGTGTACTACATCGAGACGAAAGTACCCGAGCGCCTCATCCTGGACTTTGAAACGATCGCCAAAGCCCCAGCCTCCATCCGCGCCGCAGGCATCACGGACGTGATGTCCATTGCCACAGGCGCATGGGATTGGAAGTTCGCGCACGAGCAGGGCAAAAATCCCGCAGGCATGGAGTTCATCCCGTGGGTGTACGACAACGCCCAATCCATTTTGAACGGCGTGCTTGACTGTGCCGAAGCCGCAGGGCGCGGCGACCATGATGGACTCAAAACTTTGTACGATTGTCTCGCCATGGAAGTTCAACTGTGCAATCAAGTCGGTCATTCCCGCCCCGAAGAGGGGAGCGAGCACTACTTCGCCTACGCCGTCGAAAACGAAATGGGTCACGGACTTCCACATGGCGATCTGGTGGGTCCTGCTATTTTGTTGATTGCCAAACTCCAAGGGCAAGATACCGCGCCGCTGGAAAAAGCATTGAAAGCTTGCAACGTCCCGCTCAACAATATTCCGCAGGAGATGATTGACCGCACGTTGAGGATCTTGCCTGTTTATTCTACGAAACATAACCTGTCGTTTGGAATTGCACATACGTTGAATTAATCATGTACGCTTCTGAACAAGACCTCCTGGACTTTTTGAATGGCAATCACTTCGTCTATCAATACGTTGAGCACCCCGCCGTGTTCACCTGTGAGGAGGCTGAAGTGCATCGCCCGAAATCGACTGCGACCAGCACAAAGAACTTGTTCCTGTGCGATAAAAAGGCGAGACGGTTTTTTCTCGTGGTGACCGCCTGCGAGAAGACGGTCAAGTTGGATGAACTGGCTTCCCAATTGGGAAGCACGCATTTACGCTTCGGCTCGGAAGAAAATTTATTCCGACTGCTCGGTGTGACGCGCGGCGCAGTGACGATGATGGGCCTGGCAAATGATACAGAGCATCAGGTCGAATTGTGGATAGACGCGGACATCTGGCAGAGCGAATCCTTCTTGAGCCATCCACTGGTCAACACAGCGACATTGATATTGTCCAAATCGGAACTCGAACGATTCTTTGAACTGACAGGGCATACATCTCATATCTTTGAAGGAGCATAAAATGAAAATCGCATTTGCAGGCGCAGGATACATCATCAACATCCACGCCAAAGCTGCGAAAGCGCAACGGGATGTGGAAATGGTCGGGGTGGTGGAGAAATTTGCTGTCGAGAAATCTGCCGCTCTTGCGCGGAAATTCAAAATCAAGAATCGATACCGGACAGTTGAGGAGTTGCTCAAGACTGGGAAGGTGGACGCGCTCGTGATCGGCACGCCGAACTATCTTCACGCTCCGCAGGCAATTGCCGCGCTCAAAGCGGGCGTGCATGTCATGGTCGAGAAGCCTATGGCGATGACTGTGCGTGAAGCGGAAAAAATGATGGATGCCAGTGCAAAAAGCGGAGCGACCTTGATGGTGGCGCACTGCTGGCGCTTCGATGAGGATGTCAATTGGCTGAAGAAGCAATCGTCGAAGTTGGGAAGAATTATCCGCACAAAGGGGTACGGCGTGCATACCCATTGGGGACCGAGCGGTTGGTTTACACAAAAAAAATTTGCAGGCGGCGGCGCAATGGCAGATATGGGCATCCATGCGTTGGATACAGCCCGCTTTTTGCTGGGCGATCCGATGCCTGTTTCGGTGTATGCCAGGATCGGAACGCACTATACAGACTTCGACGTGGACGATACAGGCGTGGTGATTGTCGAGTGGGGTAACGGCGCGATTTCATATTTCGAATCGGGCTGGTGGCAGCCGCATAGCGACGGTCCCGAGGCGGCAACGCAACTCTACGGTATGCAG
This portion of the Anaerolineales bacterium genome encodes:
- a CDS encoding prolyl-tRNA synthetase associated domain-containing protein; its protein translation is MYASEQDLLDFLNGNHFVYQYVEHPAVFTCEEAEVHRPKSTATSTKNLFLCDKKARRFFLVVTACEKTVKLDELASQLGSTHLRFGSEENLFRLLGVTRGAVTMMGLANDTEHQVELWIDADIWQSESFLSHPLVNTATLILSKSELERFFELTGHTSHIFEGA
- the ugpC gene encoding sn-glycerol-3-phosphate ABC transporter ATP-binding protein UgpC: MATLELINIHKKFGDFVAVEDVNLRVEEGEFVTLLGPSGCGKSTLLNMTAGLEDVTSGEIRINGKVVNQLGPFERDVAMVFQNYALYPHMTVEENIGFSLQLRKRPRTEIQDKVQKVAAMLELEKFLHRLPRELSGGQQQRVAIGRAVIREPSIFLFDEPFSNLDAALRLKTRGEIKELHQRLGVTSVFVTHDQEEALSLSDRIAVLRMGHLEQFGTPEEIYSKPATKYVARFIGSPQMDMFAGEFTDGRRAYHIGSAKVALSKPTQAPNTPVDVGVRAEFVTLGEKGFNAVIRLVQPVGPFTYVTVDWDGGSVTARVNGVSHLKPKENIKVDIDPEGLLFFDRTSEKRIDL
- a CDS encoding iron-containing alcohol dehydrogenase, whose amino-acid sequence is MYKFPNLPFVRLMPFAEVEEKQPVLLITSMPAWNAVKDSLRGLNIAKSIEVTEANAAHWDSLLSTVHGQSSAVVYSVGGGLTADAAKYVASKLNLPLVILPTALSVDAFITAASGIRKDGCVYYIETKVPERLILDFETIAKAPASIRAAGITDVMSIATGAWDWKFAHEQGKNPAGMEFIPWVYDNAQSILNGVLDCAEAAGRGDHDGLKTLYDCLAMEVQLCNQVGHSRPEEGSEHYFAYAVENEMGHGLPHGDLVGPAILLIAKLQGQDTAPLEKALKACNVPLNNIPQEMIDRTLRILPVYSTKHNLSFGIAHTLN
- a CDS encoding Gfo/Idh/MocA family oxidoreductase gives rise to the protein MKIAFAGAGYIINIHAKAAKAQRDVEMVGVVEKFAVEKSAALARKFKIKNRYRTVEELLKTGKVDALVIGTPNYLHAPQAIAALKAGVHVMVEKPMAMTVREAEKMMDASAKSGATLMVAHCWRFDEDVNWLKKQSSKLGRIIRTKGYGVHTHWGPSGWFTQKKFAGGGAMADMGIHALDTARFLLGDPMPVSVYARIGTHYTDFDVDDTGVVIVEWGNGAISYFESGWWQPHSDGPEAATQLYGMQGFGQLFPTQLEIPIVKTQTVKLVKSGFKFPRKEHCPQTMYDAQMAYFLNCVRTGTTPVPGGLEGLVNMKVVDAAYKSGKTGKVVQVQK